Proteins co-encoded in one Cytophaga hutchinsonii ATCC 33406 genomic window:
- a CDS encoding PorP/SprF family type IX secretion system membrane protein: MKKLLLMLCTSAIVFISKGQNYPHYTMFMFNKLLYNPAYAGNKDLTTVNVYGRKQWTGIAGAPTGGTITIDGPIGSYMKPFRSIAAGFSLNSEKAGIVTNTNLMAYGAYRIKLSNESMLSFGLQVGTTLYSADYSKLNPSDQNDPNINYSKDVSNVPMPNFGAGVYYTGKNYYAGFAVPFLAQNRYDKNSYNPGGDIYGKQVRTYFLSGGYIFTISPVVKLEPQVLMRYAVNDMYRLPFNADLNLSCFFYDRFMIGATYRTDKSIEGVLFMQITNNICIGYAYDYALSELRTYNNGTHEFTVGFDFIKDKNKYMNPRFIKLF, from the coding sequence ATGAAAAAATTACTACTAATGCTATGTACCTCTGCTATTGTATTCATTAGTAAAGGACAAAATTATCCTCACTATACCATGTTTATGTTTAACAAACTCTTGTATAATCCTGCTTATGCAGGAAATAAGGACTTAACAACAGTAAACGTATATGGAAGAAAACAATGGACAGGCATTGCAGGTGCCCCTACAGGCGGAACCATTACAATTGACGGTCCGATAGGCAGCTACATGAAACCGTTCAGATCTATAGCTGCCGGTTTTTCCCTCAATTCTGAAAAAGCAGGTATCGTTACAAACACGAACTTAATGGCTTATGGTGCCTATAGAATAAAACTTTCGAATGAATCCATGTTATCATTCGGGTTGCAGGTTGGAACAACGCTTTACAGTGCTGACTATAGCAAACTGAATCCATCCGACCAGAATGATCCCAATATTAATTACTCAAAAGATGTTTCGAATGTACCGATGCCAAATTTTGGAGCAGGTGTATACTACACCGGTAAAAATTATTATGCGGGTTTTGCCGTTCCGTTTCTGGCACAAAACAGATATGATAAAAACAGCTATAACCCGGGCGGTGATATTTATGGGAAGCAAGTACGGACATATTTCTTAAGCGGGGGGTATATTTTTACGATCAGCCCCGTTGTAAAATTAGAACCGCAGGTATTGATGCGTTATGCGGTCAATGATATGTATAGACTTCCTTTTAACGCAGATTTAAACCTCTCCTGTTTTTTCTATGACCGGTTTATGATTGGTGCCACCTATAGAACAGATAAATCTATTGAAGGTGTTTTATTCATGCAGATCACAAATAATATCTGTATCGGCTATGCTTACGATTATGCATTATCTGAATTAAGAACATACAATAATGGCACACATGAATTTACTGTAGGTTTTGATTTCATCAAAGACAAAAACAAATATATGAACCCTCGATTCATAAAATTATTCTAA